The Streptomyces sp. NBC_00510 genomic interval GTCAGCGGCGGTAGCAGTACGAGTCCGAGGAGGCGTCGCCGCCTTCCAGGCGCGTCTGGTGCACCCGCAGTCCCCGGAAGTCCGGGCCGTGCGGGAAGAAGCCGCTGTCGACGCGGAGCCCGCCGCGTGAGGTGTCGGCGTCGAGTTTGACCATCCACGGGTCGATGCCCTCGGGGTAGAACTGCGCGTCCCAGGCGCCGTACAGGGAGTTCGTCACGTACACCCGCCGTCCGTCGCGGCTGAGCTCGACCATCTGCGCTCCGCCGCTCAGCGGGACGTCCGGCTCCGCGGGGTGCGCCTGCCGGCCGGTGATGCCGCCCAGCCGCACGGACGCGGTCCGCCTCGGCCGGAGCGGGTCGCCCACGTCGTACTGGTGGAGGTCACCGGTCCCCCACGCGGAGACGTACAGCCACCGGTCGTCCACCGACAGGTCGATGTCGGTGATCAACGGGGGCACGGCGCCGAACGGCCGTAACGCGGGGGGCAGGTCCTCCGCCCGGGCGGGCTCGGCGGGCAGGGTGATCACCTTGCGGACCGTGAAGTCGCCGCCCTCCCGGGTCCACAGCCACACCGACGCCGACAGGTCCTCGACGTCGACGACGGTGTTCACGAACCCCCAGGTGGCCTCGGGGTCGTGCGAGGGACGCAGCTCCAGCACCATCTGGTTCTCGTCCCCCAGGTCGACGCGCTGCAGGTGCCGGCCCGTGTCCAGGTCCCAGAAGTGCACCGCGTGCCCGTAGCGGCGGTCCAGCAGCAGTTCGGGCACGAGCCCGTCCTCGATCATCGAGGGGCTGCCCCACTCGCTGGTCACGGCGATGTTCTCGCGCAGGTGCCACCAGACGTCGTAGGCGAGCGACTGCGGTCCGCGCTCGCTCTCCCAGGCCCGCAGCACCTCGAAGGTCTCGTGGTCCAGCAGCGCGACGCCGCCGGGCCCGTCCGCGCCGTCCGCGCCGCCGAGGCAGGACAGGAACACCCCGTCGGGGCCGCAGTGGAGGGTGTGCGGCCGCGAGTAACCGGCCCTGGCGGCGAGCTCCCCGGCCTCGACCACCTTGACCAGGCGCGGCCGGGTGGGATCGGGGCCGGTGTCGAGGACGTGCAGCCGGGAGGAACGCAGGCCCGGGACGATGAGGTAGCGCCGCGCGGCGTGGTGGTGGCCGGCGTGGGCCAGCGCGCTCGAGCAGGCGTTCCAGCCGAAGTGGTGCAGTTCGTTGCCCCGGTCGGGCATCTCGACGCGGGCGGCCACCTGGCCGTACACCGGGGATCCCGGATCGGTGACGACGGTGAACAGTGCGTCCGGGCGCTCTCCGGCCGGGTCGAACCCGACGACGTAGGCGAGCTTCTCGGCGGGCGCGGCGACGGCGTCCGCCGGGGTGCGGTACAGGGTGGGGTCACGGTGGCCGTCGCGGTCGTGCTCGGTCGTCGTCATGGCTGTTCCCTCTCCCGTACGGGAGCCCGGACCAGGGGCCTTGCGGCGGACGACCGGGCCCAGCCGTGCGGGATCTGTGTGCGGACGCCGGACAGATGTCCCGTACGACGAGCGTTTCACAGCCCCGGAGAGGTGCCAAGGCGGGACCCCGGGCGCCCGGACGGCCCGCCGCCGCGCCGGGCCCGGTTGCCGGGACGCGGGCGGCACTGGACCGGATGGCGGGGCCGGCACTAGGTTGCGGCTTCGTGACCCACGACGACGCCATCGTCATGTCCCCGCCCGTGCGGCCGGCCGAGGGCGAGCCGGTCTTCGTCCCCAAGGCGACGACCGTCCTCGTCGTGGCCGCGCTCGGGGTCTGCGTGCTGGTGAACGCCGCGCTGCTCGTCGCCCGGCTGTTCCTCGACCGCGCCGCCGGCGGCTCGGCCGCCGCCCTCGCGCGCGGCGACGAGGTCGTCACCCTCACCGGTCTGAGCCATCTCGCCTTCGTGCTCACCGGGGTCGTCTTCCTGCGCTGGCTGTGGCAGATGCGGGTGAACGCCGAGGCGCTGGCGCCCGGCGGTCACCGGATGCGACGCGGCTGGACCACGGGCGCGTGGCTGATACCGCTGGTCGGCTTCGTCCTGCCCAAGCGGATCATCAACGACATCTGGGCCGCCAGTTCCCCGCCCGGACGCCCGCGGCGCACCAGTGTGCTGCTGACCTCGTGGTGGCTGCTCTTCGTGGCGGCGCAGCTCCTCGCCTCCCCCTCCGCCACCACGGGCCCGCCTGCGGCGGAGACGGCCGGTGCCGCGCTCTACGTCCTGGCGGGGGCGCTGTGCATCGCCGTGGTGCTGCGGCTCGCCGCGATGCAGCGGACGCGCCTGCGCGGCTGAGGGCGGCGGGCCGTCCGGCACCGGCGGCGTGCACCGCCGGCGCCGCTAGGGCCTGTCGTCAAATTGACGTCAGCCGCCCGGAGGGCGGGCCCTGCGGTGTCTGGTGCGGTGCATCGCAAGGCGGAGAGTCGTCCTCGTAGTGGGCTACTCGGACGATTCGACAACGCAGCGTGGGGGCACCCCCGGCCGAAGGCTGGGGGAGTGCCGTGCCAGGCGCCGCGGGGCAGGCGGCAATTTGACGACAGGCCCTAGGCCGTCAGGCCCCGGCGGCCGAGGCCAGGTAGGCGGAGGTCGCCCCCGGGTCATAGAAGTACGACTCGTAGTCCGACGGGTCGTCGAAGCCGTTGGCGAAGCGGTCGGCGACCGCCGGCAACTGCCCGGCGGCACCGATCAGGCCGAGGATGTGCTCCGGCGGCGGGCCGAGGAGGGCGTTGGTCCACTTGGTCACCGGCTCGGCGGTGGCCCAGAAGCGGGCGAAGGCGGACTCCATCCAGTCCCGGTCGAAGGGCTTGTCGCCCTGCTCGACGATGGCGTCGAGGTAGGCGGCCGCGCACTTGGAGGCGCTGTTGGAGCCCTGCCCGGTGATCGGGTCGTTGGCCACCACGACGTCGGCGACGCCCAGCACCAGCCCGCCGGAGGGCAGTTCCGCGACGGGGTGCCGGACCACCGGCGCGAAACGCCCGGCCAGGGTGCCGCCGGCGTCCGTCAGCTCCACGTCACGGGCGCGGTCGTACTCCCACGGCATATGACGCTCCATCAATTCCAGGGTGATGCGCAGGTGTTCCTGTGGGTCCTTGACACCGCCGAAGACGTCGAGCGGACCGCCCGGGAGCCCCTCCCAGAAGAGGATGTCGCAGGGGCCGGAGGTGGTGAACGCCGGGATCACGATCAGTTCGCCGGCGCCGGGCACCATGTTGAGCCGCACCGCGTGGAAGTCGGGGTGCTCCGGGCGCGGGCCGAGGCCGTGCACATAGGCGACGGCCAGCGCACGCTGCGGGCTGTCGTACGGGGAACGCTCGGCGTCCCGGCCGAACATGGAGACCAGCTCGCCCTTGCCGGCCGCGACCATCACCAGGTCGTAGGCGCGGGAGAAGTAGTCCAGGTCGCCGACGGTCACGCCGTGCACGACCAGCTTGCCGCCGCGCTCGACGAAGGTCTCCAGCCAGCCGGCCATCTTCACCCGCTGGTCGACGGACTGCGCGTACGCGTCGAGCCGTCCCACCCAGTCGATGGGCCGTGATCCGTCGGGGGCGGCGACGGAGACCCCCAGGCCCTCGATCCGGGGGGTCCGGTCCTCCCAGAAGCCGAGACCGAGGTCGCGCTCGTGGCCCAGCGCCGTGCCGAACATGCACTGGGTGGACATGACACGCCCGTGGCGTATCTCGTCCGCCGTGCGGTTGGACATGACGGTGACCTCGTATCCCCGGGACTGCAGGCCCAGGGCCAGTTGGAGCCCGGACTGGCCGGCTCCCACGATCAGTATCTTGCGCAAGGCGGCATGCTCTCTCGTACGGTGCGGCTGGGATGCGTCCGGCGGGCGTCCCCACGACTCCGCCGGAAGACTGCTACTCCGGCTGGGCGACGAGGGCCTGCTTGACCAGGGCCAGCAGTACCTGGATCACCGACTGGCGGTCGCGGGCGTCGCATATCACCACCGGGATCTCGTCCGGCACGGCGAGCGCCTCGCGGACGTCGATCTCGTCGTAGGCGGTGGTGCCCTCGAAGCGGTTGACCGCCACGGCGTAGGGCAGGCCGCTGCTCTCGAAGTAGTCCAGTGCCGGGAAGGCGTCGGCCAGCCGGCGGGTGTCGGCGAGGACGACGGCGCCGATCGCCCCGCGCACCAGGTCGTCCCACATGAACCAGAAGCGCTGCTGGCCGGGGGTGCCGAACAGGTAGAGCACCAGCTCCCGGTCGAGGGTGATCCGGCCGAAGTCCATCGCCACCGTGGTGGTGGTCTTGTCCGGGGTGGACCCGAGGTCGTCGATGTCCTCACTGGCACTGGTCATCACCGCCTCGGTGGTGAGCGGGGTGATCTCCGAGACCGTGCCGACGAAGGTGGTCTTGCCCACGCCGAAGCCGCCCGCCACCACGATCTTGGTCGAGGTGGGCGCCTGGCTCACGTCCAGCTGCCACTCCTGCAGGCCGTCTTCTTCCGCGAGGGACGACATGTCAGAGCCTGCGAAGTCCACCGAGAACCCTCTCCAGCAGTGCGCGATCCGGGGCGCCGGGCCCGTGCCCGGTCCCGTACACGCGGATCCTTCCCTGATCGGCCAGGTCGCTGAGCAGCACCCGGACGACGCCGAGCGGCATGCGCAGCAGCGCCGAGATCTCCGCCACCGAGCGCATCCGGCGGCACAGCTCCACGATGGCGCGCATCTCCGGCATGACGCGCTCGGCCCAGCTGCCCGAGGTCAGCTCCCTGCGCTCGGTGGAGCCATCGATCGTCGCGACGAAGGTCTCCACCAGCAGCACGTGGCCGAAGGACGTACGGCCGCCGGTCAGCGCGTACGGGCGCACCCGGGCGGCCCTGCGCCCGGCGCCCCGTACGGGGAGGACGGCGGCCGCCCGGGCCGCGGCGATCACCGGACGGCGCATCAGCGGCCCCCCTCGATCGCCTGGCGCAGCTCCGTGCGGAGCGCCGGGGTGAGCACGTGGCCGGCCCGGCCCACGAACAGGGCCATGTGGTAGGCCACCACGCTCATGTCGCACTCGGCGTCCGCGTGGACGCCGAGCAGCGAACCGTCCCCGATCGTCATCACGAACACGCTGCCGTTCTCCATCGCCACCCCCGTCTGGCGCACGCCACCGCCGTCCATCAGGCGCGCGGCGCCATCGGTCAGCGAGGCGATGCCGGAGACCACCGTGGCCAGGTCGGCGGAGGTGCCCGCCGGGCCCCTGGGGCGTCCGGCCGCGCCGTCCTCCGTGCCTTCGTCAGCCGCGTCGGCCTCGTCCTCGGGCTCCGAGGTCAGCAGCAGCAGTCCGTCCGAGGACACGACGGCCACGGAGCGGACCCCGGGCACGTCCTCCACGAAATTGCTCAGCAGCCACTGGAGGCTACGTGCCTCGTGGCTCAGGCCCCGTTCACTCTGGGTGTCCGTACCGGCCGACATCAACCGCGTGCCTCCTCGACGCCTTCGGCTTCGACTTGTTGGTGTCCCCCCGAACTGCCTTCTGCCGCGGCCGCGTCCGCGGCCGCCCTCGGCGCGGGCAGGCCGCGCCGGATCTCCTGCGTCTCGGCCTCGGCCTCCGCCCGGCCGTCGCGCAGACCCCGGGCGAAGCCGCCGAGCTTGCGCCGCAGCTCCTCCGGGTCCACCCCGCCGCCCTGCCGGGCCCGCCCACGGAGCTGCGGTTCACCCGACAGCCCCGTGGACCGCGGCACCCGCTGCGGGAGCCCCTTGGCGGTGAGCGCCACGCCGTCCGGCACCTCCGCGGAGGCCGGAGCCGGTGCCGCGGGCGCCTCGGCCGCTTCGGCCGCCTCGACCGGTGCCGGCCCGGTTTCCGGGGCCGGCGTCGGGGCGGGGGCGGGCTGGTCGGCGCGGGCGTGCTCGATGGCGTCGCCCCCGGGTCCGGGCGCCTCATCGGGCGACGGCTCCGTCACGGGCTCCACGGCCGCCGGTGCCGTCCGCTCCGCCTTTACGGCCTGCTCGTCGCGTGCGCTCCGCAGCGCCGTGCCCGGCTGCCACGGCTCGCCCGCGACGGCCGCCTCCACGGGGGTCTGCGGGCCGTCCGGGTCCTCCGCCGGCGCGGTGAGCGCCGCGGGGACGACCACCACGGCGGTGGTGCCGCCGCGCTTGGCGTCGCGGAGCTGGACGCGGATGCCGTGCCGGGCGGCGAGCCGGGCCACCACGTAGGCGCCCATGCCGGTGGCCTCGCCGCCGGAGGCCTGCTCCACGGGATCGGCCTGCGTCAGCAGCGCGTTGAGCTCGTCCAGCCGGGCCGTGGGGATGCCGATGCCCTGGTCCTCGACCGACAGCATCAGCTCGCCGCTCTCCAGCATCCAGCCGGACAGCTCCACCTCGGTCTCCGGCGGGGAGAACGCGGCCGCGTTCTCCAGGAGCTCGGCGATCAGGTGGCTGAGGTCGTCGGAGGCGAAGCCGGCGATGCGTCCCGCGGGCAGCTGCTGGATGCGGACGCGCTCGTACTTGTCGATCTCGGAGACCGCGGCGCGCGCCACGTCGACCAGCGGGACGGGCTTGGGCTGCGCGTGACCGTGTTCGGCTCCGGCGAGCAGCAGCAGGTTCTCGCTGTTGCGGCGCATGCGGGTGGCGAGGTGGTCCAGCTTGAACAGCTGGGCGAGCTCGTCCGGGTCGTGGACCAGTTCCTCCAGCCGCTCGATCAGCGTGAGCTGGCGCTCGACCAGACCGAGGGTGCGCAGCGTCAGGTTGACGTAGGTGCCGTGGACGTTGCCCTGCAGGCTGCCCAGGCGCGTGGTGAGCACCTCCTGCCGGCCGTGCAGCAGGTCGCGTTCCGCGGCGAGGGCGTCCCGTACGCCCTGGAGCTTGGTGTGTTCGGCGTCCTGCGCGGCGACGCGCTCGCGCAGCCCGCCGACCTCGGCGCGGAGCGCGTTGACCGCCCGGGCCGTCGCCGCGAACTCGTCGGAGCCGACGATCCTGACCTGCTCGCCCGCGGGGACGTCCCCGCGGGCGAAGCGGCCCAGCGCGGCGGCCGGCCGGGTGATGGAGCGGGCCGTGGAGACGCCGACGCCGAGGACGAGCAGGAAGCACACGGAGGCGAGGGCGACGTGGAGTTCGAGGGCCGTCACGTCGTCGTCGCGCAGCGCGGCGAGCCGGTCGGCGGCGGCGGCGGCGAGCGAGGACTCGACGCCGCGCATCATGTCGATCCGCGCGGAGAGCGCCGCCTGGACCGCTCGCGGCTTGAGCGCGCGGTCGGCGGCGGACAGCGAGGAGCTGTTCAGCAGCTGCTTCAGGCGCTTGTCGGCCTGGTTGACGTCGGAGCCGGTGACCGTCTGGTCGTACTGCTCGACCGCGGCCTGCGAGGCCCCGCCGCGGAAGTCGGCGAGCGCGGACCGCTCGCTGACGGCGGCGGTCTGCGCGGCAGTGACCAGGGCGGACTCCTCGCCGCCCGCGGTGAGCGCGCCGACCAGCAGGCCGCGCTGGACGGAAGCCTGGTCGACGGCGCGGGCGAGTTCGGGCAGCGCGGTGGTGTCGGCGGAGGCACCGCGGGCGGGCAGCGAGCGGGCGACGGCGGCGCCGACCCCGTTCAGCGCCCGGATCGCCGGGTCGTAGGCCGCGACGGCCGCCTCGGCGGAGCCGGGGCCGGAGAGCACCTTCTGCCGGACGGCGGGGAGTTCCCCGAGCTGCCGGACGACCTCGGCGGTCGCGTCGGCGAAGGCCGGGGCGTCGTCGGTGTCGGTGTCGGCCGCCGCCGTCAGCACCTCCTGGACCTGGCGGTCGACCCGCTCCCGCTGGGCCTCGGAGACGCCCGTGCCGCCCTCGGTGGAGCGGCCGCCGGCCACGAAGACGGCCATGCCGTCGCGTTCGTCGGCCAAGGCGTGGGACAACGAGACCGCCTGGGCCTCCAGTCGCGCCATGCCGACCAGCCGCTGGGACTCGGCCAGATCGCGCACGCCCGTGGCCATGCCCGGGGCGGAGGCGGCCAGGACCGTGACGGCGCAGATCAGCAGGGCGCCCAGCAGTCTCTGCCGTACGCGCTTGGTCCGCGGGTTACGTCGTGTTCGCACCGGTGCTCGCTATCCCGTCTCGCCTGGTCCACTGGTCCCGAGATGACGACACATCGGCCGAGCGCC includes:
- a CDS encoding selenium-binding family protein, which encodes MTTTEHDRDGHRDPTLYRTPADAVAAPAEKLAYVVGFDPAGERPDALFTVVTDPGSPVYGQVAARVEMPDRGNELHHFGWNACSSALAHAGHHHAARRYLIVPGLRSSRLHVLDTGPDPTRPRLVKVVEAGELAARAGYSRPHTLHCGPDGVFLSCLGGADGADGPGGVALLDHETFEVLRAWESERGPQSLAYDVWWHLRENIAVTSEWGSPSMIEDGLVPELLLDRRYGHAVHFWDLDTGRHLQRVDLGDENQMVLELRPSHDPEATWGFVNTVVDVEDLSASVWLWTREGGDFTVRKVITLPAEPARAEDLPPALRPFGAVPPLITDIDLSVDDRWLYVSAWGTGDLHQYDVGDPLRPRRTASVRLGGITGRQAHPAEPDVPLSGGAQMVELSRDGRRVYVTNSLYGAWDAQFYPEGIDPWMVKLDADTSRGGLRVDSGFFPHGPDFRGLRVHQTRLEGGDASSDSYCYRR
- a CDS encoding DUF4328 domain-containing protein — translated: MTHDDAIVMSPPVRPAEGEPVFVPKATTVLVVAALGVCVLVNAALLVARLFLDRAAGGSAAALARGDEVVTLTGLSHLAFVLTGVVFLRWLWQMRVNAEALAPGGHRMRRGWTTGAWLIPLVGFVLPKRIINDIWAASSPPGRPRRTSVLLTSWWLLFVAAQLLASPSATTGPPAAETAGAALYVLAGALCIAVVLRLAAMQRTRLRG
- a CDS encoding FAD-binding oxidoreductase, producing MRKILIVGAGQSGLQLALGLQSRGYEVTVMSNRTADEIRHGRVMSTQCMFGTALGHERDLGLGFWEDRTPRIEGLGVSVAAPDGSRPIDWVGRLDAYAQSVDQRVKMAGWLETFVERGGKLVVHGVTVGDLDYFSRAYDLVMVAAGKGELVSMFGRDAERSPYDSPQRALAVAYVHGLGPRPEHPDFHAVRLNMVPGAGELIVIPAFTTSGPCDILFWEGLPGGPLDVFGGVKDPQEHLRITLELMERHMPWEYDRARDVELTDAGGTLAGRFAPVVRHPVAELPSGGLVLGVADVVVANDPITGQGSNSASKCAAAYLDAIVEQGDKPFDRDWMESAFARFWATAEPVTKWTNALLGPPPEHILGLIGAAGQLPAVADRFANGFDDPSDYESYFYDPGATSAYLASAAGA
- a CDS encoding ATP/GTP-binding protein; the encoded protein is MSSLAEEDGLQEWQLDVSQAPTSTKIVVAGGFGVGKTTFVGTVSEITPLTTEAVMTSASEDIDDLGSTPDKTTTTVAMDFGRITLDRELVLYLFGTPGQQRFWFMWDDLVRGAIGAVVLADTRRLADAFPALDYFESSGLPYAVAVNRFEGTTAYDEIDVREALAVPDEIPVVICDARDRQSVIQVLLALVKQALVAQPE
- a CDS encoding DUF742 domain-containing protein, whose translation is MRRPVIAAARAAAVLPVRGAGRRAARVRPYALTGGRTSFGHVLLVETFVATIDGSTERRELTSGSWAERVMPEMRAIVELCRRMRSVAEISALLRMPLGVVRVLLSDLADQGRIRVYGTGHGPGAPDRALLERVLGGLRRL
- a CDS encoding roadblock/LC7 domain-containing protein, yielding MSAGTDTQSERGLSHEARSLQWLLSNFVEDVPGVRSVAVVSSDGLLLLTSEPEDEADAADEGTEDGAAGRPRGPAGTSADLATVVSGIASLTDGAARLMDGGGVRQTGVAMENGSVFVMTIGDGSLLGVHADAECDMSVVAYHMALFVGRAGHVLTPALRTELRQAIEGGR
- a CDS encoding nitrate- and nitrite sensing domain-containing protein is translated as MRTRRNPRTKRVRQRLLGALLICAVTVLAASAPGMATGVRDLAESQRLVGMARLEAQAVSLSHALADERDGMAVFVAGGRSTEGGTGVSEAQRERVDRQVQEVLTAAADTDTDDAPAFADATAEVVRQLGELPAVRQKVLSGPGSAEAAVAAYDPAIRALNGVGAAVARSLPARGASADTTALPELARAVDQASVQRGLLVGALTAGGEESALVTAAQTAAVSERSALADFRGGASQAAVEQYDQTVTGSDVNQADKRLKQLLNSSSLSAADRALKPRAVQAALSARIDMMRGVESSLAAAAADRLAALRDDDVTALELHVALASVCFLLVLGVGVSTARSITRPAAALGRFARGDVPAGEQVRIVGSDEFAATARAVNALRAEVGGLRERVAAQDAEHTKLQGVRDALAAERDLLHGRQEVLTTRLGSLQGNVHGTYVNLTLRTLGLVERQLTLIERLEELVHDPDELAQLFKLDHLATRMRRNSENLLLLAGAEHGHAQPKPVPLVDVARAAVSEIDKYERVRIQQLPAGRIAGFASDDLSHLIAELLENAAAFSPPETEVELSGWMLESGELMLSVEDQGIGIPTARLDELNALLTQADPVEQASGGEATGMGAYVVARLAARHGIRVQLRDAKRGGTTAVVVVPAALTAPAEDPDGPQTPVEAAVAGEPWQPGTALRSARDEQAVKAERTAPAAVEPVTEPSPDEAPGPGGDAIEHARADQPAPAPTPAPETGPAPVEAAEAAEAPAAPAPASAEVPDGVALTAKGLPQRVPRSTGLSGEPQLRGRARQGGGVDPEELRRKLGGFARGLRDGRAEAEAETQEIRRGLPAPRAAADAAAAEGSSGGHQQVEAEGVEEARG